One bacterium genomic window, GACATCGCCTCTCGCGAGCAGATGCTGGAGGACGAGCGCCCCGGCGACGATGATGTCTGCGCGTTCGGGCTGCAGGCCCGGGAGGCACCGTCGCTCGCCCACGGGGATGGCCGCCAACTCGCCCGCGAGGCGGTCAACTGCACGCCGGGATAGCCGGTAACCGTGGACCCGCTCGGGATCGTATGGTGAGAGCCGCTGGTCTATCGCCGCCATCGTCGTGATCGTCCCCCCAACACCCGCGATGCCGAGAGGTTTGCGGAACGCCGTCGAGAGGCCGGGGTCGAGCGTTCGGGTAAGGTGGTCGCGAAGCGCGGCGATCTCCGTCGCCAGCGGAGGATCGTGCGTCAGGAACTGCTCGGTGAGGACCACTGCACCAGCGGGGACGCTTTGGCTCGCCTCGATCCGGGCTCGATGCCCCCACGTCAACTCGACGCTGCCGCCGCCGATATCGATTACCAACAGACGGGACCGAATCCGGGATGCGCCCAACCCGTCGACGACGCCCCGATACCCTAGACGCGCCTCTTCCGTGCCGGTGAGGATCCGAACCGGGTATTCGAATCGGGCCACCACCTCATCGGAGTTCTGCGCGATGCGAAGTGCGTGCGTCCCCACGAGCACAGGAACCGTAACTCCGGCATCGCGCGCCAATGCGATGCATCGTTTCACCGCCTCC contains:
- a CDS encoding exopolyphosphatase, with the translated sequence MARRAVIDIGTNSVRLLVADVHGSPPHLQPVLRHLQITRLGERLTPRGRIQPEAAARTAEAVKRCIALARDAGVTVPVLVGTHALRIAQNSDEVVARFEYPVRILTGTEEARLGYRGVVDGLGASRIRSRLLVIDIGGGSVELTWGHRARIEASQSVPAGAVVLTEQFLTHDPPLATEIAALRDHLTRTLDPGLSTAFRKPLGIAGVGGTITTMAAIDQRLSPYDPERVHGYRLSRRAVDRLAGELAAIPVGERRCLPGLQPERADIIVAGALVLQHLLARGDV